A single Lolium rigidum isolate FL_2022 unplaced genomic scaffold, APGP_CSIRO_Lrig_0.1 contig_47264_1, whole genome shotgun sequence DNA region contains:
- the LOC124681583 gene encoding uncharacterized protein LOC124681583, protein MAMASPYLLLRLAADEIFQTLEPSSSATATTPTTTSSSSCYDAFVPVFRPDPTPASPALSVSAADRVRSQFLSVERDLFHDALVAPRNDGLGFPEDDDDDSSASIPWDCLQFDEESEPDLPLYPPATADEFDWEEVAPAPGPAAEPEWEVLGATPPADADEGFVYTSHRDAHELLVAGGEALFLTSKPPASISAIQALPSAVLTINEEGKGEECAVCKDAVAAGERVKRMPCSHRYHEDCIVPWLQVRNSCPLCRFELPTDDPKYEAWKAGRGRGRAVAA, encoded by the coding sequence ATGGCCATGGCGTCCCCGTACCTCCTCCTGCGGCTCGCCGCCGACGAGATCTTCCAAACCCTAgagccctcctcctccgccaccgccaccacccccaccaccacctcctcctcctcctgctacgaCGCCTTCGTCCCGGTCTTCCGCCCAGATCCGACCCCCGCGTCGCCCGCGCTGTCGGTCTCCGCGGCCGACCGCGTCCGCAGCCAGTTCCTCTCCGTCGAGCGCGACCTCTTCCACGACGCGCTCGTCGCGCCCCGCAACGACGGGCTCGGCTtccccgaggacgacgacgacgactcgtcCGCCTCCATCCCGTGGGACTGCCTCCAGTTCGACGAGGAGTCCGAGCCGGATCTGCCGCTGTACCCACCCGCGACCGCCGACGAGTTCGACTGGGAGgaggtggcgcccgcgcccgggcCCGCCGCGGAGCCCGAGTGGGAGGTGCTCGGCGCCACGCCCCCCGCCGACGCCGACGAGGGGTTCGTCTACACCTCCCACCGGGACGCGCAcgagctcctcgtcgccggcGGGGAGGCGCTCTTCCTCACCAGCAAGCCCCCCGCGTCCATCTCAGCTATCCAGGCCCTCCCCTCCGCCGTCCTTACCATCAACGAGGAAGGGAAAGGGGAGGAGTGCGCCGTGTGCAAGGACGCGGTCGCCGCGGGGGAGCGCGTCAAGAGGATGCCCTGCTCGCACCGCTACCACGAGGACTGCATCGTGCCCTGGCTCCAGGTGCGCAACTCCTGCCCGCTCTGCCGATTCGAGCTCCCCACCGACGACCCCAAGTACGAGGCCTGGAAGGCCGGACGCGGGCGCGGACGGGCCGTGGCCGCATGA